The following coding sequences lie in one Synechococcus sp. PCC 7336 genomic window:
- a CDS encoding RNA polymerase sigma factor SigF — MVNAPANLVSGAPGQVSSLPKRKARGRVSSRDSELKAKTIELLQQYNKTRSATVRNRLVEMNLGLVRKEAHHWKHQCQENYDDLMQIGCIGLIQAIERFDLSRGLAFSSFAMPYIRGEIQHYLRDKSPTVRIPRRWSALLHRSKKVVAQLRQELGRSPFESEVREAMELTPDEWQQFQVAKQNQSTLSLDAPVRQSDSEGSSLGDIVPDARYQSFQLAQEDQLRLRQAMSQLEERTCKILEFVFLYDLTQKETAVRLNISAVTVSRQVKKGLSQLAQLLGQDEDAS, encoded by the coding sequence ATGGTAAATGCCCCTGCAAATCTGGTATCCGGTGCCCCCGGACAAGTGAGTAGCTTGCCAAAGCGCAAAGCAAGAGGCAGGGTGAGCTCCCGCGATAGCGAGCTGAAGGCGAAAACGATCGAGCTTTTGCAGCAATACAATAAGACCCGCTCTGCGACTGTTCGCAATCGCCTGGTGGAAATGAATCTGGGTCTAGTTCGCAAAGAGGCCCATCACTGGAAACATCAGTGCCAAGAGAATTATGACGATCTGATGCAGATTGGCTGTATTGGCTTGATTCAGGCGATCGAACGGTTTGACCTGTCTCGGGGCTTGGCCTTTAGCTCCTTTGCAATGCCCTATATTCGCGGCGAGATTCAACACTACTTGCGCGACAAGAGCCCCACAGTGCGCATTCCCCGCCGTTGGTCGGCACTGCTGCACCGCAGTAAGAAAGTGGTGGCTCAATTGCGTCAGGAGCTCGGTCGGTCTCCATTCGAGTCGGAAGTGCGGGAAGCGATGGAACTGACCCCCGATGAATGGCAGCAGTTCCAAGTGGCGAAGCAAAATCAGTCTACCCTCAGTCTCGATGCCCCCGTGCGTCAATCTGACAGCGAGGGCAGCTCGCTCGGAGATATTGTTCCCGATGCCCGCTACCAGAGCTTCCAATTGGCCCAGGAGGATCAGCTTCGCTTGCGTCAAGCCATGTCGCAGTTGGAAGAGCGAACCTGCAAAATTTTAGAGTTTGTCTTCCTCTACGATCTCACTCAGAAAGAGACAGCCGTGCGGTTGAATATCAGTGCTGTAACGGTGTCTCGCCAAGTCAAGAAAGGATTAAGCCAACTGGCTCAGTTGCTCGGGCAAGATGAGGACGCGAGTTAA
- a CDS encoding AbrB/MazE/SpoVT family DNA-binding domain-containing protein, whose translation MVASIRSRLISIGNSQGFRVPKPLLEQAGIAGDVEIGVRDGRIVIQSARKAREGWDEAFALMAANGDDRLLDSHDGSLSDWDETEWEW comes from the coding sequence ATGGTTGCCAGCATCCGATCGCGCCTGATCTCCATTGGTAACTCCCAAGGGTTCCGAGTCCCTAAGCCATTGCTAGAGCAGGCGGGGATTGCTGGGGATGTAGAGATTGGCGTTCGAGATGGGCGCATCGTAATTCAGTCTGCACGCAAGGCCCGCGAAGGATGGGATGAAGCCTTTGCCTTGATGGCAGCCAACGGCGACGATCGGTTACTCGATAGTCACGATGGCAGTCTGTCGGACTGGGATGAAACGGAATGGGAATGGTAG
- a CDS encoding energy-coupling factor ABC transporter ATP-binding protein — protein sequence MDASCLPESPTRPYAIDIVDLTYAWPQHDPILKNLCLQVPRGELWMLLGANGSGKSTLLQLMSGLLEIPEGSSIQLDRPLGYVFQNPDRQLVMPTVGADVAFGLAGEALSQIAIRQRVGAALDSVGLLHLMRRPIYALSGGQKHRVAIAGALARRSRLLLLDEPTALLDPDSQRDLIRQVRQLVDTQGLSALWITHRLEELDWADGAILLANGAIAERGRPTVLKDHLSQLLSA from the coding sequence ATGGATGCATCATGCCTGCCCGAGTCACCCACTCGCCCCTATGCCATTGATATTGTCGATCTGACTTACGCTTGGCCCCAGCACGACCCTATATTGAAGAACCTTTGCCTGCAGGTGCCGCGCGGCGAGCTCTGGATGCTGTTAGGAGCCAATGGCAGCGGTAAGTCTACGCTATTGCAGTTGATGAGCGGACTATTGGAGATTCCCGAGGGTAGCTCGATTCAGCTCGATCGCCCACTCGGCTACGTGTTTCAAAACCCCGATCGACAGTTGGTCATGCCAACCGTAGGAGCCGATGTGGCGTTTGGCTTGGCGGGGGAAGCCCTTTCACAGATTGCCATTCGTCAGCGGGTGGGGGCCGCACTCGATAGTGTGGGCTTGCTCCATTTGATGCGTCGACCCATTTATGCCCTCAGCGGAGGGCAAAAACACCGGGTGGCGATCGCGGGGGCGCTAGCCCGCCGCAGCCGCTTGCTCCTGCTCGACGAGCCGACCGCTTTACTCGATCCCGACAGTCAGCGCGACCTCATTCGCCAGGTTCGCCAGCTCGTGGATACGCAGGGTCTCTCTGCTTTGTGGATTACCCATCGTTTGGAGGAACTGGATTGGGCTGATGGTGCCATCCTGCTGGCCAATGGCGCGATCGCCGAACGGGGACGACCGACTGTTTTGAAGGACCATTTGTCTCAACTTCTGTCTGCATAA
- the rlmD gene encoding 23S rRNA (uracil(1939)-C(5))-methyltransferase RlmD — MTDSATIDPTWAQGTTAPLTITALTNRGDGIGHLDGRAVFVPNTVPGDKILVRLVRVKPSHAFGTVRQILQNSPQRIRPTCIVADKCGGCQWQPVDYGAQLEAKEQFVRDAIVRIGHLDLPEIVPILPAPSPFRYRNKVTYPITSGTTSPLKVGYYRRGSHRLVNLNQCPVQDERLDAVLQRVKADLQATGWQPYNERTHRGKLRHLSLRIGRRTGQILLTLVSTTDKLPDLQNLATIWLDHIPQMAGICLNLNPKRTNAIFGSNTTCIAGRAEIQDQFAGLTLAIDSTSFFQVYAEQAERLLTWIVEQLDLQGNETLVDAYCGIGTFTLPLAQRVKQAIGIEVAPTAVRLARTNAQLNAIANVEFLEGTVESLLSTLPLADLVLLDPPRKGCDRRAIEALLYRPPQRIVYVSCNPATLARDLDLLVERGSYTLSCLRAADFFPQTSHVETVAFLTHS; from the coding sequence ATGACAGATTCAGCCACCATCGATCCCACATGGGCCCAAGGCACCACTGCCCCTCTGACCATTACCGCCCTGACCAATCGCGGTGACGGCATCGGCCATCTCGATGGTCGCGCCGTCTTCGTCCCCAACACCGTACCGGGAGATAAAATTCTCGTGCGCCTGGTGCGGGTCAAGCCCTCTCACGCCTTCGGCACCGTTCGCCAAATCCTGCAGAACTCTCCCCAACGCATTCGGCCCACCTGTATCGTGGCCGATAAATGTGGCGGCTGTCAGTGGCAACCGGTAGACTATGGAGCGCAATTAGAGGCAAAAGAGCAATTTGTCCGAGACGCGATCGTCCGCATCGGCCACCTAGACCTACCCGAAATCGTCCCCATCCTACCTGCCCCCTCCCCCTTCCGCTATCGCAACAAAGTTACCTATCCCATCACCTCCGGCACCACTTCTCCCCTCAAAGTTGGCTACTACCGGCGAGGCAGCCACCGACTAGTCAACCTCAATCAATGCCCCGTCCAAGACGAGCGCCTCGACGCAGTTCTACAAAGGGTTAAAGCAGATTTACAAGCCACCGGATGGCAGCCTTACAACGAACGCACCCATCGCGGCAAACTGCGTCACCTCAGCCTGCGCATCGGTCGCCGTACTGGCCAAATCCTATTGACCCTCGTCTCTACAACCGACAAACTCCCTGATTTACAAAACCTAGCCACCATCTGGCTCGATCACATTCCCCAGATGGCAGGGATCTGCCTCAACCTCAACCCCAAACGCACTAATGCCATCTTCGGTTCCAACACCACTTGCATTGCCGGTCGAGCAGAAATCCAAGACCAATTTGCCGGTCTGACATTGGCGATCGACAGCACATCCTTCTTTCAGGTTTACGCCGAACAAGCCGAACGGCTTTTAACCTGGATCGTCGAACAACTCGATCTACAGGGAAATGAAACCCTCGTAGACGCCTATTGCGGCATTGGCACCTTCACATTACCGCTGGCACAACGGGTCAAACAGGCAATCGGTATTGAGGTTGCACCCACTGCCGTGCGGTTGGCCCGAACCAATGCACAGCTCAATGCGATCGCTAACGTCGAGTTCCTCGAAGGTACCGTCGAGTCTCTCTTATCTACCCTGCCCCTCGCCGATCTAGTCTTGCTCGATCCCCCTCGCAAAGGCTGCGATCGCCGCGCCATTGAAGCTCTGCTGTACCGACCCCCTCAACGAATTGTTTATGTAAGCTGCAACCCCGCCACCCTAGCCCGGGATCTCGATCTACTGGTCGAGCGCGGTTCTTACACCCTCAGCTGCCTGCGAGCCGCGGATTTCTTTCCCCAAACATCCCATGTGGAAACCGTAGCCTTTCTCACCCATTCGTGA
- a CDS encoding NINE protein, with translation MNWTPSGPPKTVIPQKGVGTAYGLWCLSFFGLCGIHRIYAGKYVTGIVWLLTLGLFGLGQFIDLFLIPDMVNDFNLRQRGLYASLQPSNLQPPAPKPVPLKGEALMRRILQLAAKRQGVLTVTEAIAALEEAEFDDIEAAFLELELRGYAASENDFDTGVVLYRFTQLDR, from the coding sequence ATGAACTGGACGCCTAGTGGTCCTCCTAAGACTGTCATTCCGCAGAAAGGGGTAGGTACGGCCTACGGACTGTGGTGCTTGAGCTTTTTTGGCTTATGCGGCATCCACCGCATCTATGCCGGTAAATATGTGACGGGGATCGTTTGGCTTCTCACCCTCGGCTTGTTCGGCCTCGGCCAATTCATCGACCTCTTTCTCATCCCAGATATGGTAAACGATTTCAACTTGCGACAGCGGGGCCTATATGCCAGTCTGCAACCTTCTAACCTACAACCTCCTGCACCCAAGCCAGTTCCGTTGAAGGGAGAAGCCTTGATGCGGCGCATCCTACAGCTCGCCGCAAAACGGCAGGGAGTGTTAACGGTCACTGAGGCGATCGCGGCACTCGAAGAAGCAGAATTTGACGATATTGAAGCCGCCTTTCTCGAACTAGAGCTGCGGGGCTATGCTGCGAGCGAGAATGATTTTGATACGGGAGTCGTTCTTTACCGCTTTACACAGCTAGACCGCTAA